In a single window of the Nicotiana tomentosiformis chromosome 8, ASM39032v3, whole genome shotgun sequence genome:
- the LOC138897236 gene encoding uncharacterized protein, whose product MGQQSRGLMNQHAQYGNTYNPNWRNHPNFSWGGNQQNQNQYSPQGNFNQPQKLPLQTEETTNDLLKKLLLDNQQLRTDFRNLERQIGQLATNQNSRPVGALPSDTEKNPQVNAVTLRNGRELEEVPKKRKDKPIPERELIPKAIHESKKNDVGSEPVEAARPPPPFPQRLHKNNDDHMFNKFLSMLSEVQLNIPLVDVLREIPKYAKYIKDIVVHKRKLTEFETVALTEECTSRVQNKLPQKLKDPGSFTIPVRIGNIDMGRALCDLGASINIIPLSLFKQLGLGAPRLTTVDEELLDTSVYLDNSLEKALMLFDNLEIDDKVEEMMHILDASCAYMQGIHPFEPLNRLSGSPPKPSIKEAPKLELKPEEKLLRVLREHKRAIGWTMSNIKGVKRQTWYSTGKSVISWYVKV is encoded by the exons atgGGGCAACAGAGCAGAGGTCTAATGAAtcagcatgcacaatatgggaatacttacaatccaaattggaggaatcatcctaacttctcatggggaggaaatcaacagaatcagaaccAGTATAGTCCCCAAGGAAATTTCAATCAACCTCAGAAACTACCCCTACAAACAGAAGAGactacgaatgacttgctgaagaagttgttgcttgataatcaacagctcaggaccgattttagaaatcttgagaggcaaatagGACAGTTAGCAACAAATCAAAATAGTAGACCTGTAGGcgctcttcccagtgatacagagaagaaccctcaagttaatgcagttacactcagaaacgggagggaactagaagaagtgccaaagaaaagaaaggacaaacctatacctgagaggGAGCTGatccctaaggcaatacacgagtcaaagaaaaatgatgtaggttcagagccagtggaggctgcaaggccaccaccacctttcccccagagattgcatAAAAATAATGATGATCatatgttcaacaaatttctctctatgttgagcgaggttcaattgaatattccattggtggatgtacttcgtgaaattccaaaatatgctaagtacataaaagatatagtggttCACAaaaggaaattgactgagttcgagacagttgcacttactgaggagtgcacttcaagggtccaaaataagcttcctcaaaagcttaaggatcctggcagcttcaccatccctGTGCGAATTGGTAATATTGACatgggtcgtgctctttgtgatttagGGGCGAGCATAAATATAATTCCCTTGTCCTtatttaagcaattgggtctgggagctccaagactaaccact GTGGATGAggaacttcttgacacgagtgtatatctagacaatTCTCTAGAAAAAGCACTCATGTTGTTCGATAACTTGGAGATTGATGataaggttgaggagatgatgcatatcctagatgcatcttGTGCTTACATGCAGggaatacacccgtttgagcccctgaataggctaAGTGGATctcctccaaagccgtcaattaaagaagctccaaaattggagcttaaaccc gaagaaaagttgttgagagtgctacgtgagcacaagcgagcaattgggtggacgatgTCTAACATCAAAG gtgtgaaaaGACAAACTTGGTACTCAACTGGgaaaagtgtcatttcatggtacgtgaaggtatag